A genome region from Geobacter pickeringii includes the following:
- a CDS encoding ribonuclease J: MIEQDTISTPAGLRIIPLGGLGEIGLNMALFEYGDDIIVVDCGLMFPEPHMLGIDFVIPDIAYLRERADRVRGIFLTHGHEDHIGALPFVLQEISPPLYGTALTLGFVREKLKEFDLDGYVDLEVVKPRETVAAGTFEVEFIRVSHSIVDGCALAIRTPEGVVIHTGDFKIDHTPVDGELTDLATFARYGTEGVLALMADSTNVEREGFTLSERVVGEAFDEIFPRCPGRIIVAAFSSNIQRVQQAVDAAARCGRKVLLNGRSMVANVAIARQLGYLRIPDGILTDLKELPRLPKEEVCMITTGSQGEPMSSLARIAMDDHKQIKLEQGDTVILSSRFIPGNEKTISDLINHLYRRGAEVYHEKVSEVHVSGHASQEELKLILNLVKPRFFIPVHGEYRHLVKHARLAQMVGVPAERCLLAVNGDVISFRDERGGIADRVETGRVFIDGKGIGDVGEVVLKDRKHLSEDGMVVVIIAINQYTGEVIYGPDVVSRGFVFEDESQEYLDETKKIVLDTLAGMTIEARTDWGEVKQEVRRVLRRFFNKTIERRPVILPLILDM; this comes from the coding sequence ATGATCGAACAGGATACCATCAGCACGCCGGCCGGTCTCCGGATCATCCCCCTGGGGGGGCTGGGGGAGATCGGGCTCAACATGGCGCTCTTCGAGTACGGCGACGACATCATCGTCGTCGACTGCGGCCTCATGTTCCCCGAGCCCCACATGCTCGGCATCGACTTCGTCATCCCCGACATCGCCTATCTGCGGGAACGCGCGGACCGGGTGCGGGGGATCTTCCTCACCCACGGTCACGAGGACCACATCGGCGCGCTCCCCTTCGTCCTCCAGGAGATCTCCCCCCCCCTCTACGGCACGGCCCTCACCCTCGGTTTCGTGCGGGAGAAGCTGAAGGAGTTCGATCTCGACGGCTACGTCGACCTGGAGGTGGTGAAGCCGCGGGAGACGGTCGCTGCCGGGACCTTCGAGGTGGAGTTCATCCGGGTCTCCCACTCCATCGTCGACGGCTGCGCCCTGGCGATCCGCACCCCCGAGGGGGTGGTGATCCACACCGGCGACTTCAAGATCGACCACACCCCGGTGGATGGCGAGCTGACCGATCTCGCCACCTTCGCCCGCTATGGCACCGAGGGGGTTCTGGCGCTGATGGCCGACTCCACCAACGTGGAGCGGGAAGGGTTCACCCTCTCGGAGCGGGTGGTGGGGGAGGCGTTCGACGAGATCTTTCCCCGCTGTCCGGGGAGGATCATCGTTGCCGCCTTCTCCAGCAACATCCAGCGGGTCCAGCAGGCGGTGGACGCCGCGGCCCGCTGCGGCCGCAAGGTGCTCCTCAACGGCCGTTCCATGGTGGCCAACGTGGCCATCGCCCGGCAGCTGGGGTACCTGCGGATTCCCGACGGCATCCTCACCGACCTGAAAGAGCTCCCTCGCCTCCCCAAGGAGGAGGTCTGCATGATTACCACCGGTTCCCAGGGGGAGCCGATGAGCTCCCTGGCGCGGATCGCCATGGACGACCACAAGCAGATCAAGCTGGAGCAGGGGGATACGGTGATCCTCTCCTCCCGCTTCATCCCCGGCAACGAGAAGACCATCTCCGATCTCATCAACCACCTCTACCGCCGCGGCGCCGAGGTCTACCACGAGAAGGTCTCCGAGGTGCATGTCTCGGGGCACGCCTCCCAGGAGGAGCTGAAGCTGATCCTCAATCTGGTGAAGCCCCGCTTCTTCATCCCGGTCCACGGCGAGTACCGCCACCTGGTAAAGCACGCGCGGCTGGCCCAGATGGTGGGGGTGCCGGCGGAGCGCTGCCTCCTCGCTGTCAACGGCGACGTGATTTCGTTCCGCGACGAGCGGGGGGGCATCGCCGACCGGGTGGAGACGGGGCGGGTCTTCATCGACGGCAAGGGGATCGGCGACGTGGGAGAGGTGGTCCTCAAGGACCGCAAGCACCTCTCGGAGGACGGGATGGTGGTGGTGATCATCGCCATCAATCAGTACACCGGCGAGGTGATCTACGGTCCCGACGTCGTCTCCCGCGGCTTTGTCTTCGAGGACGAGAGCCAGGAGTACCTCGACGAGACGAAGAAGATCGTCCTCGACACCCTGGCCGGCATGACCATCGAGGCCCGCACCGACTGGGGGGAGGTCAAGCAGGAAGTGCGGCGGGTTCTCAGAAGGTTCTTCAACAAGACGATCGAACGGCGGCCGGTGATCCTGCCGCTGATTCTGGACATGTAG
- a CDS encoding DNA translocase FtsK, producing MDDQVEKKEKLKKEIQGMALGAVGIFILVALVSFSAGDQSFNTYSSEGKLHNFGGRLGADLSDLLLQLFGLASYAIPIGLLYLSYKLLRFKELRWKPYKGIAFATLLVSLSALFAFNLEKTVFLGQPVLTGGAVGFKTASFLKTYFGITGAILIVLPLLAASAMVLSRFSFVLFADWWFENLKERWARHRERKELNRQLLDAGEKPEKKKAPEIRPVHVAIPPPPPVQKKEKKKEEAKTAPLQEAFDFIKAEGDHRTPPLSLLDTPPVTEKRLDRDILTMNARLLEKKFKDFGIDGEVVEICPGPVITMYEFAPGPGIKVSRIASLSDDLSMALQSMSIRIVAPIPGKGVVGIEIPNRERETVFLKEIFNGEEFHGSKMKLPLALGKDIAGAPSVTDLAKMPHLLVAGATGSGKSVSINTMILSLLYTATPKDVRLIMVDPKMLELSIYEGIPHLLLPVVTNPKKASLALKWAVEEMGRRYRLMADKGVRNIGSYNQCLEKEEKEAEELKAQGTVVLDEVADEPGDDEEAIQQFLAKQEELEHGHLPYIVVIVDELADLMMVAGREIEESIARLAQMARAAGIHLILATQRPSVDVITGLIKANFPARISFQVSSKIDSRTILDTNGAESLLGAGDMLFLPPGTAKMQRVHGAFVSDAEVQRVVEFLKKQGKPVYDKSILEMKEDGGSGGGDDEDLIDERYDDAVALVAETRQASISMVQRRLRIGYNRAARIIERMEQEGIVGPSDGTSKPREVFINKL from the coding sequence ATGGACGACCAGGTCGAGAAAAAAGAAAAACTGAAGAAAGAAATCCAGGGGATGGCCCTCGGGGCGGTGGGGATTTTCATCCTCGTGGCACTGGTCTCGTTCAGCGCAGGGGACCAGTCGTTCAACACCTACTCCTCCGAAGGAAAACTCCACAATTTCGGCGGCCGCCTCGGCGCCGACCTGTCGGACTTGCTCCTACAGCTCTTCGGGCTCGCCTCCTACGCCATTCCCATCGGGCTTCTCTACCTCTCCTACAAGCTCCTCCGCTTCAAGGAACTCCGCTGGAAGCCGTACAAGGGGATCGCCTTCGCGACGCTCCTCGTCTCCCTCTCGGCCCTCTTCGCCTTCAACCTGGAGAAGACGGTCTTCCTCGGCCAGCCGGTCCTCACCGGCGGCGCCGTGGGGTTTAAGACGGCGTCGTTCCTCAAGACCTACTTCGGTATCACCGGAGCCATCCTTATCGTCCTCCCCCTCTTGGCCGCCTCGGCCATGGTGCTGTCGCGCTTCTCCTTCGTCCTCTTCGCCGACTGGTGGTTCGAGAACCTGAAGGAGCGCTGGGCGCGCCACCGCGAGCGGAAGGAGCTGAACCGCCAGCTTCTGGACGCGGGGGAGAAGCCCGAAAAGAAGAAGGCGCCGGAGATCAGGCCGGTCCACGTGGCGATCCCTCCCCCGCCGCCGGTCCAGAAGAAGGAGAAAAAGAAGGAGGAGGCCAAGACCGCCCCTCTCCAGGAGGCCTTCGACTTCATCAAGGCGGAAGGGGATCATCGCACCCCGCCGCTGTCGCTCCTCGACACCCCTCCCGTCACCGAGAAGCGCCTCGATCGGGACATCCTCACCATGAACGCCCGGCTCCTGGAGAAGAAGTTCAAGGATTTCGGCATCGACGGCGAGGTGGTGGAGATCTGTCCCGGCCCGGTCATCACCATGTATGAGTTCGCCCCCGGCCCCGGCATCAAGGTGAGCCGCATCGCCTCCCTCTCCGACGACCTCTCCATGGCGCTCCAGTCCATGTCTATCCGGATCGTGGCCCCCATCCCCGGCAAGGGGGTGGTGGGGATCGAGATCCCGAACCGTGAACGGGAGACGGTCTTTCTCAAGGAGATCTTCAACGGCGAGGAGTTCCACGGCAGCAAGATGAAGCTGCCGCTGGCCCTGGGGAAGGACATTGCCGGCGCACCGTCGGTGACCGACCTGGCCAAGATGCCCCACCTCCTAGTGGCCGGCGCCACCGGCTCGGGAAAGTCAGTCTCCATCAACACCATGATCCTGTCGCTCCTCTACACCGCCACCCCCAAGGACGTGCGGTTGATCATGGTGGACCCGAAGATGCTGGAGCTCTCCATCTACGAAGGGATCCCGCACCTTCTCCTCCCCGTGGTCACCAACCCCAAGAAGGCCTCCCTGGCGCTGAAATGGGCCGTGGAGGAGATGGGGCGCCGCTACCGCCTCATGGCCGACAAGGGGGTGCGGAACATCGGCTCCTACAACCAGTGTCTCGAAAAGGAGGAGAAGGAGGCCGAGGAGCTTAAGGCCCAGGGGACCGTGGTGCTGGACGAGGTGGCGGACGAGCCTGGTGACGACGAGGAGGCGATCCAGCAGTTTCTGGCCAAGCAGGAAGAGCTGGAGCACGGGCATCTGCCGTACATCGTCGTCATCGTGGACGAGTTGGCCGACCTCATGATGGTGGCCGGCCGGGAGATCGAGGAGTCCATCGCGCGCCTGGCCCAGATGGCCCGGGCCGCCGGGATCCATCTCATTCTTGCCACGCAGCGGCCGTCGGTGGACGTCATCACCGGCCTCATCAAGGCCAACTTCCCGGCCCGGATCTCCTTCCAGGTCTCCTCGAAGATCGACTCCCGGACCATCCTCGACACCAACGGCGCCGAGTCGCTCCTGGGGGCCGGCGACATGCTCTTCCTCCCGCCGGGGACCGCCAAGATGCAGCGGGTCCACGGCGCCTTCGTCTCCGACGCCGAGGTGCAGCGGGTGGTGGAGTTCCTCAAGAAGCAGGGGAAGCCGGTCTACGACAAGTCGATCCTGGAGATGAAGGAGGACGGTGGCTCCGGCGGCGGGGACGACGAGGACCTCATCGACGAGCGGTATGACGACGCGGTGGCTCTGGTGGCCGAGACGCGCCAGGCCTCCATTTCCATGGTCCAGCGGCGGCTGCGGATCGGTTACAACCGCGCCGCCCGCATCATCGAGCGGATGGAACAGGAGGGGATCGTGGGTCCCTCCGACGGGACCAGCAAGCCGCGAGAGGTCTTCATCAACAAGCTGTAG